One Symphalangus syndactylus isolate Jambi chromosome 20, NHGRI_mSymSyn1-v2.1_pri, whole genome shotgun sequence DNA segment encodes these proteins:
- the LOC129469684 gene encoding uncharacterized protein, whose amino-acid sequence MAKVRGASWRAGGSSDTHTPGFKQFREGPEPRPPPVMVGCVAHLPRATQIQPPTYPGPIPVWAPGPYPCPTEWPAAPGRESQGCDWGPTETGYSEGAFSPEGPHLQASDFQTSPRAWT is encoded by the exons ATGGCTAAAGTCAGGGGCGCCAGTTGGAGAGCCGGTGGCTCCTCCGATACTCACACGCCCGGATTTAAACAGTTCAGGGAGGGCCCAGAACCTAGACCTCCACCAGTCATGGTGGGCTGTGTCGCCCACCTCCCCAGGGCAACCCAGATCCAGCCCCCAACCTACCCCGGGCCCATTCCTGTGTGGGCACCCGGACCCTATCCTTGCCCCACAGAGTGGCCGGCAGCCCCTGGCAGGGAGAGCCAGGGCTGTGATTGGGGCCCAACAGAAACAGGATATTCAGAAGGGGCCTTCTCTCCTGAGGGGCCACATCTTCAAGCTTCAGACTTCCAG ACAAGTCCCAGGGCATGGACGTGA